The proteins below are encoded in one region of Candidatus Planktophila lacus:
- the rpmE gene encoding 50S ribosomal protein L31 — translation MKKDIHPEYKETQVTCGCGEKFVTRSTVASGSIYVEVCSVCHPFYTGKQRILDTGGRVAKFEERFGNNSKSKNAAPSK, via the coding sequence ATGAAGAAAGATATTCACCCAGAATATAAAGAGACCCAAGTAACTTGTGGTTGCGGCGAAAAGTTTGTTACTCGCTCAACAGTTGCCAGCGGATCTATCTACGTTGAAGTTTGTTCAGTCTGCCACCCGTTCTACACAGGCAAGCAGCGCATCCTCGATACTGGTGGACGCGTCGCTAAGTTCGAAGAGCGTTTCGGTAATAACTCTAAATCAAAGAACGCCGCGCCTTCCAAGTAG
- the thrC gene encoding threonine synthase, whose protein sequence is MSLFKSKKSGAHQWRGVIEEYRDRLPVSAKTPVVSLREGGTPLIYACYLSELLGNDVWLKYEGINPTGSFKDRGMTMAISKAAEDGAKAVICASTGNTSASAAAYATKAGMISAVLIPAGKIATGKLAQAVIHGAQILQVDGNFDDCLTLARDLSDNYPVALVNSVNPYRIEGQKTAAFEVIDMLGYAPDIHALPVGNAGNITAYWKGYNEYRKDGISNSLPQMYGFQAAGSAPLVKGKPVLKPETIATAIRIGNPASWDQAIEARDKSGGVIDSVTDKEILAAYALVAGKEGVFVEPSSAAGIAGLIKYKKAGKLPKGKKIVITVTGHGLKDISWALEKFAKPKIVKVNAVAAAKALGLK, encoded by the coding sequence ATGAGCCTTTTCAAATCGAAGAAATCTGGCGCACATCAATGGCGTGGAGTAATCGAGGAATATCGCGATCGCTTGCCGGTATCTGCCAAGACTCCGGTTGTCTCACTGCGCGAAGGTGGTACACCACTTATCTACGCGTGCTATTTATCTGAACTTCTCGGCAACGATGTCTGGTTAAAGTACGAAGGCATCAACCCAACTGGTTCATTTAAAGATCGCGGAATGACCATGGCTATCTCAAAGGCTGCCGAAGATGGCGCAAAGGCAGTTATCTGCGCATCAACTGGAAATACTTCAGCTAGCGCTGCCGCATATGCAACAAAGGCCGGAATGATCTCTGCAGTACTTATTCCAGCCGGAAAGATTGCAACAGGAAAACTTGCCCAAGCAGTTATCCATGGCGCACAAATTTTGCAGGTAGATGGCAACTTCGATGATTGCTTAACTCTGGCGCGCGATCTCTCGGATAACTATCCCGTTGCACTTGTTAACTCAGTAAATCCATATCGCATCGAAGGTCAAAAGACTGCCGCCTTTGAAGTAATCGATATGTTGGGTTACGCCCCAGATATTCACGCACTTCCCGTCGGTAACGCAGGAAATATCACTGCTTACTGGAAGGGCTATAACGAATACCGTAAAGATGGAATCTCAAATTCCTTGCCACAGATGTATGGGTTCCAAGCTGCTGGTTCTGCACCTCTTGTTAAGGGAAAGCCAGTTCTTAAGCCTGAAACAATCGCTACTGCGATCCGTATCGGCAATCCAGCATCTTGGGATCAAGCAATTGAAGCGCGCGATAAATCAGGCGGCGTAATTGATTCAGTTACAGATAAAGAGATCTTGGCTGCATACGCTCTTGTTGCTGGAAAAGAAGGTGTATTTGTTGAGCCGTCATCGGCTGCAGGTATCGCAGGCTTAATTAAATATAAGAAGGCCGGCAAATTACCTAAGGGCAAGAAAATCGTAATCACTGTTACAGGCCACGGACTAAAAGATATTTCTTGGGCGCTGGAAAAGTTTGCAAAGCCAAAGATCGTAAAGGTAAACGCTGTTGCTGCCGCAAAGGCTTTAGGACTTAAGTAA
- a CDS encoding homoserine dehydrogenase → MSPADKPVRIGMLGCGVVGSSVARLLLADTAELSTRAGVKMELSRIAVRTIKPYEGINPSLFTTDPFSIVNDPEIDLIIEVMGGIEPARELIMTAIENRKSVVTANKALLASHGAEMFTAAYAKGEDIYYEASVAGAIPIIRPMRDSLAGDFVTRLMGIVNGTTNYILTKMHEDDREFADVLKEAQALGYAEADPTADVEGFDAAAKAAILSGLAFHTRVTVDDVYREGISKITLEDVKIAKSMDHVIKLLAIAELTPADEISVRVHPVMLHKSHPLASVRDAYNAVFVEAESAGSLMFYGRGAGGAPTASAILGDVVAVARHIALNSVGQRETDYADRDIAPIESTKTKFLIRLEVADKAGVLASIATTFANHGVSIQTVNQAGRNDDAEVTIVTHLATEGELKATVESLKKMDAVQNISSVIRVEGATSA, encoded by the coding sequence ATGAGCCCAGCAGATAAACCAGTACGTATCGGCATGCTCGGATGTGGCGTGGTCGGCAGTTCTGTCGCGCGTTTGCTCCTTGCCGATACCGCCGAGTTGTCTACTCGCGCCGGTGTAAAGATGGAGCTCTCACGCATCGCAGTTCGCACAATTAAGCCTTACGAGGGTATTAACCCAAGCCTCTTCACAACAGATCCATTCTCGATCGTTAACGATCCTGAGATTGATCTAATCATTGAAGTAATGGGCGGTATCGAGCCTGCGCGCGAATTAATTATGACTGCGATCGAAAATCGTAAATCTGTTGTTACCGCGAACAAAGCGCTACTTGCTAGCCATGGCGCTGAAATGTTTACCGCTGCCTATGCCAAAGGTGAAGATATTTACTACGAAGCATCTGTCGCTGGTGCGATCCCAATTATTCGTCCGATGCGTGACTCACTTGCTGGCGATTTCGTAACTCGTTTAATGGGAATCGTAAATGGAACAACAAATTACATCTTGACCAAGATGCATGAAGATGACCGTGAATTCGCTGATGTTTTGAAAGAAGCGCAAGCACTTGGTTATGCCGAAGCGGATCCAACTGCAGATGTTGAAGGCTTTGATGCGGCAGCAAAGGCAGCGATCTTGTCTGGTCTGGCATTCCACACTCGCGTGACTGTTGACGATGTCTACCGCGAAGGTATCTCTAAGATCACTTTGGAAGATGTAAAGATCGCAAAATCAATGGATCACGTAATTAAGTTACTTGCGATCGCGGAGTTAACTCCTGCCGATGAGATTTCTGTGCGCGTTCACCCGGTTATGTTGCATAAGAGCCATCCTTTGGCTTCAGTGCGCGATGCTTACAACGCAGTATTTGTCGAAGCAGAATCTGCTGGATCTTTGATGTTCTACGGTCGTGGCGCAGGTGGCGCCCCAACAGCATCAGCAATCTTGGGAGATGTCGTTGCAGTTGCTCGCCACATCGCACTTAACTCAGTTGGCCAGCGCGAAACAGATTATGCAGACCGCGATATCGCACCTATCGAATCAACTAAAACTAAGTTCTTAATCCGCCTAGAAGTCGCTGATAAAGCAGGTGTTTTAGCATCTATCGCCACAACATTTGCAAACCACGGGGTTTCTATTCAGACCGTTAATCAAGCAGGACGTAATGACGATGCTGAAGTCACAATCGTTACCCACTTAGCTACTGAAGGCGAACTTAAGGCAACAGTTGAGTCTTTGAAGAAGATGGACGCTGTTCAAAATATTTCAAGTGTTATCCGCGTAGAAGGAGCAACAAGCGCATGA
- a CDS encoding L-threonylcarbamoyladenylate synthase, whose product MATIDINSGAISEHLASAAAALKDGYVIVAPLENSYALVADAFFHDAVRALHVLRGDELGVSAQVMIGSSAAVDGIAREISEPVRKLIDNFWPGQLSINLKPQRGLNWDLGDGQQLDSFSVRVPSADFILQLAKAHGPLAVASAAPAGNSPITDPFDLTFTELEVAAIFSVGSITQGPATTVVAGDSKPARIVRVGAISAEQITAIAPDISAP is encoded by the coding sequence ATGGCAACCATTGACATCAATTCGGGTGCGATAAGTGAGCACTTAGCCAGCGCGGCAGCGGCCCTTAAAGATGGTTATGTAATCGTGGCGCCACTTGAGAATTCATATGCACTTGTCGCTGATGCCTTCTTTCACGATGCGGTGCGCGCGCTGCATGTACTTCGTGGAGATGAACTTGGTGTATCTGCGCAAGTAATGATCGGTTCAAGCGCAGCGGTAGATGGCATTGCCCGTGAAATTAGCGAACCAGTAAGAAAATTGATTGATAATTTCTGGCCAGGACAGTTATCAATAAATTTAAAACCACAGCGCGGACTCAATTGGGATTTAGGTGATGGCCAACAATTAGATTCATTTAGTGTGCGAGTGCCAAGTGCGGATTTCATTTTGCAATTAGCCAAAGCGCACGGACCACTCGCGGTCGCCTCTGCAGCGCCTGCAGGTAATTCTCCAATTACCGATCCATTTGATTTAACATTTACCGAACTTGAAGTGGCAGCAATCTTTTCAGTTGGGTCAATCACCCAAGGACCGGCCACCACAGTTGTCGCGGGCGATAGCAAGCCAGCCCGTATCGTGCGCGTTGGGGCGATCTCGGCTGAGCAAATCACAGCGATCGCACCCGACATTTCTGCGCCATAA
- the prfA gene encoding peptide chain release factor 1, translating into MAKDKDRFASAHEMVREYQELEKQMADPSIHEDQGKARQLGRRYAQLGPVVAGFNAWKSAADDLEAARDMAQEDESFASELPAMETAVEAAADKLEELLLPRDPNDDRDVIIEVKAGAGGDESALFAGDLVRMYQRYAEKRNWKVEIIDMTESDLGGYKDISMAIKSKGTPEPGTTPYARLKFEGGVHRVQRVPETESQGRIHTSAAGVLVLPEAEEVDVELNMNDVRVDVYRSSGPGGQSVNTTDSAVRLTHVPTGIVVSCQNEKSQLQNKESALRILRARLLADAQEKAEAAAMAERKSQVRTVDRSERIRTYNYPENRLSDHRVNYKSNNLDSVLNGELDDVVQALLDADKAAKLSSTN; encoded by the coding sequence ATGGCAAAAGATAAAGATCGCTTTGCATCAGCACATGAAATGGTGCGCGAGTATCAAGAGCTAGAAAAGCAGATGGCTGATCCTTCTATCCACGAAGATCAGGGCAAAGCGCGCCAACTTGGTCGCCGCTATGCGCAGCTTGGTCCCGTTGTTGCCGGCTTTAACGCTTGGAAGTCTGCCGCCGATGATTTAGAAGCGGCGCGCGATATGGCGCAAGAAGATGAATCATTTGCTTCCGAACTTCCAGCAATGGAGACCGCTGTTGAAGCAGCAGCGGATAAATTAGAAGAGCTCTTGCTGCCCCGTGATCCCAACGATGATCGCGATGTGATTATTGAAGTTAAGGCAGGAGCAGGCGGAGATGAATCAGCGCTCTTTGCAGGTGACTTGGTCCGTATGTATCAACGCTATGCCGAAAAGCGCAATTGGAAAGTTGAGATCATCGATATGACCGAGTCCGATCTCGGCGGCTATAAAGATATTTCGATGGCGATTAAATCCAAGGGAACACCAGAACCTGGAACAACTCCTTATGCGCGTTTAAAGTTTGAAGGTGGCGTTCACCGCGTGCAACGCGTTCCAGAGACTGAAAGCCAGGGACGTATTCATACATCTGCAGCAGGCGTACTTGTCTTGCCAGAAGCAGAAGAAGTAGATGTTGAGCTAAATATGAACGATGTGCGCGTAGATGTTTATCGTTCATCAGGCCCTGGAGGACAGTCGGTTAACACCACTGACTCTGCTGTGCGCCTGACCCACGTACCAACCGGCATTGTTGTTTCATGCCAGAACGAGAAGTCACAGTTGCAGAATAAAGAATCAGCGCTACGTATCTTGCGTGCGCGCTTGCTCGCAGATGCGCAGGAAAAGGCAGAAGCGGCTGCAATGGCAGAGCGTAAGAGCCAGGTTCGCACTGTTGATCGTTCTGAGCGAATTCGTACCTATAACTACCCAGAAAATCGCCTCAGTGATCACCGCGTAAATTACAAATCAAATAACTTAGATTCAGTATTAAATGGCGAGTTAGATGATGTAGTTCAAGCCTTACTGGATGCCGATAAGGCAGCAAAGCTTTCTTCAACGAACTAA
- the prmC gene encoding peptide chain release factor N(5)-glutamine methyltransferase, whose translation MSEIKSLLRSAKEKLAAADIAEIDAEHLFAYVLGISRMDLHNSVKLDATLKSLGDFGVIEDTFAKLISRRAGHEPLQYLTGTAYFRHLEIEVGPGVLVPRPESELLVEAVLTHVKNLEEKVTGEISVIDLGSGSGALALAIATEAPRTRVIAVEKSPEATEWLKKNVAKISENVRVVEGDVADVLPGVKCDIVIANPPYIPNTQSLPRDVAEHEPHIALFGGETGMELPKRFIDAAARLLKSGGVLAIEHTEEQGAAIDAVLSRDFTEIVLHKDLNDRPRWTSAVRK comes from the coding sequence ATGAGCGAGATCAAGAGCCTGCTTCGTTCGGCGAAAGAGAAGTTAGCGGCGGCCGATATCGCCGAAATCGATGCTGAACATTTATTTGCATACGTTCTCGGCATCTCCCGAATGGATCTCCATAATTCGGTTAAGTTGGATGCCACCCTTAAATCACTTGGCGACTTTGGCGTAATTGAAGATACCTTCGCAAAGTTGATTTCTCGCCGCGCAGGACATGAACCTCTGCAATATCTAACTGGCACCGCTTACTTCCGACATCTAGAAATTGAAGTTGGTCCGGGGGTATTGGTGCCACGTCCGGAAAGTGAACTACTGGTTGAAGCCGTACTCACACATGTTAAAAACTTAGAAGAAAAAGTCACTGGAGAGATTTCAGTAATAGATCTCGGATCAGGCTCTGGCGCGCTAGCACTTGCAATTGCTACTGAAGCGCCAAGAACCAGAGTCATCGCAGTAGAAAAAAGTCCTGAAGCTACTGAGTGGCTGAAGAAGAATGTGGCGAAGATTTCCGAGAACGTACGCGTTGTTGAAGGCGATGTGGCTGATGTATTGCCGGGCGTTAAATGCGACATCGTTATAGCTAATCCACCATATATTCCTAACACTCAATCGCTTCCTCGCGATGTTGCCGAGCATGAGCCACATATCGCGCTCTTTGGCGGTGAAACTGGGATGGAACTCCCAAAACGTTTTATCGATGCCGCCGCTCGATTGTTAAAGAGCGGGGGAGTCTTAGCGATCGAACATACTGAAGAACAAGGCGCCGCGATTGATGCGGTCTTGTCTCGCGATTTCACCGAGATAGTTCTACATAAAGATTTAAATGATCGTCCCCGTTGGACTTCTGCGGTGAGAAAATAA
- the thrB gene encoding homoserine kinase, translating to MAKPTFKANPIQVQVPATSANLGPGFDSFGLALGMHDRYVAQILDDAGLDIDVTGEGADDVPRTDKNLLVKAMYKGFDFLGGKPKGVAVRALNVIPHGRGLGSSASAIVGGLSLARALVLTGSDKMSDEKLLQIATEMEGHPDNVAAALYGNAVVAWKEEQHGKEVAQAISLSVDTRIRAIAFIPATAVATSKARKMLPETIPHRDATRNSANSALLVHALTLRPDLLYRATEDFLHQSYRAEAMPASFALLTKLRAAGVAAFISGAGPTVLALHTGTEADVAELSRAAGSKFEAKSLEISRTGATIL from the coding sequence ATGGCTAAACCAACTTTTAAAGCCAATCCAATTCAGGTGCAGGTTCCTGCAACTAGCGCCAACCTGGGTCCGGGATTTGATTCATTTGGTTTAGCGCTCGGCATGCACGATCGCTACGTTGCACAAATTCTTGATGATGCTGGTCTGGATATCGATGTAACCGGTGAAGGCGCCGATGATGTTCCACGCACAGATAAGAACTTACTTGTTAAGGCGATGTATAAAGGTTTTGATTTCCTTGGCGGAAAGCCAAAGGGCGTTGCCGTTCGCGCACTTAATGTAATTCCACATGGTCGCGGCCTTGGTTCTTCTGCAAGTGCAATCGTTGGCGGACTTTCTCTTGCCCGCGCGCTAGTTCTAACTGGCTCTGACAAGATGAGCGATGAGAAGTTGTTACAGATCGCAACAGAGATGGAAGGCCATCCCGATAACGTCGCGGCTGCGCTTTATGGAAACGCAGTTGTGGCTTGGAAGGAAGAGCAACACGGGAAAGAAGTTGCGCAAGCGATTTCTTTAAGCGTTGATACCCGCATTCGTGCGATTGCATTTATTCCGGCAACTGCCGTTGCGACTTCTAAGGCGCGCAAGATGTTGCCAGAAACAATTCCTCATCGCGATGCAACGAGAAATTCTGCAAATTCAGCGCTTTTGGTGCACGCACTTACTTTGCGCCCAGATCTGCTCTACCGCGCAACTGAAGATTTTCTGCATCAGTCATATCGTGCAGAAGCGATGCCAGCATCGTTTGCCTTATTAACTAAGTTACGTGCTGCAGGAGTTGCGGCATTTATCTCTGGCGCAGGCCCAACAGTCCTTGCCTTGCACACTGGCACCGAGGCAGATGTTGCTGAATTAAGTAGAGCTGCAGGTTCGAAATTTGAGGCGAAATCCCTAGAGATTTCGCGTACTGGAGCAACGATCCTCTAA
- the lysA gene encoding diaminopimelate decarboxylase — MWSKNVSFTNGELHLSGIPATKLAQDFGTPAFFIDEDDFRTRASAWNNALRDEFGSHAGTVYYAAKAFISTAVATWVKECGIGIDVCTGGELAVALAGGIDPQKIEVHGNNKSVSEIDRAVSVGVKTIVMDSIHEIDRVATVARSHKKVQGVMLRLTPGIQAHTHESISTAHEDVKFGFSIASGAAWAAVEKVLSHPELELRGFHSHIGSQIFGTDSFQLAADRLISLLAKYRDVYGKELPELDLGGGYGIAYLPGDETLEPGEVMPALRSAVTASCEKHKLNIPIISIEPGRAIVGPTTFTLYEVGTTKDVVLEDGKTRRYISVDGGMSDNIRPSLYDAEYHAVIAHRASSASTVNSRVVGKHCETGDIVIREINLPSDIAPGDLIAIPATGAYGRSMASNYNHVPRPPVVAVKDGKARVIVRRENEEDLLALDVKE, encoded by the coding sequence ATGTGGTCGAAGAACGTTTCTTTCACAAATGGAGAACTTCACTTATCAGGCATCCCTGCAACAAAGTTGGCGCAAGATTTCGGTACACCAGCATTCTTTATTGATGAAGATGATTTCCGCACTCGCGCAAGCGCTTGGAATAACGCGCTACGCGATGAGTTTGGTTCGCACGCAGGCACTGTTTACTACGCAGCAAAGGCCTTTATCTCTACAGCAGTAGCGACTTGGGTTAAGGAGTGCGGAATCGGAATCGATGTCTGCACTGGTGGCGAATTAGCGGTTGCACTCGCTGGTGGTATTGATCCACAGAAGATTGAAGTACATGGAAACAATAAATCGGTTTCAGAGATAGATCGCGCAGTAAGCGTGGGCGTTAAGACAATTGTTATGGATTCAATCCATGAAATTGATCGCGTGGCCACCGTTGCCCGCAGCCATAAGAAAGTACAAGGCGTCATGTTGCGCCTTACTCCAGGTATTCAGGCACATACCCACGAATCAATTTCTACCGCCCATGAAGATGTGAAGTTTGGTTTCTCTATCGCCAGCGGCGCTGCTTGGGCGGCGGTCGAAAAAGTCTTAAGCCACCCAGAACTTGAACTCCGTGGCTTCCATTCTCATATTGGTTCTCAGATATTTGGCACTGATTCATTCCAGTTGGCTGCAGATCGTTTGATCTCGCTGCTGGCTAAGTACCGCGATGTTTATGGCAAAGAACTTCCTGAACTAGATCTCGGTGGCGGTTACGGAATCGCTTATCTGCCTGGCGATGAAACTCTAGAACCCGGTGAGGTAATGCCAGCGCTACGTAGCGCAGTTACTGCATCATGTGAAAAACATAAGTTGAATATTCCAATTATCTCAATAGAACCTGGGCGCGCCATTGTTGGCCCAACAACCTTTACTCTTTATGAAGTTGGCACGACTAAAGATGTGGTTCTCGAAGATGGAAAGACACGTCGTTACATTTCCGTAGATGGGGGAATGAGTGACAATATTCGTCCATCACTTTATGACGCTGAATATCATGCAGTAATTGCCCATCGCGCATCGTCTGCATCGACAGTTAATTCACGCGTTGTCGGCAAGCATTGCGAAACCGGCGACATCGTTATCCGCGAGATTAATTTGCCAAGCGATATCGCACCTGGTGATTTGATTGCGATTCCGGCTACTGGCGCATATGGCCGCAGCATGGCCAGCAATTACAACCATGTGCCGCGCCCACCTGTAGTTGCAGTAAAAGATGGAAAAGCCCGCGTAATTGTCCGCCGTGAAAATGAGGAAGATCTGCTCGCACTTGATGTGAAAGAATAG
- the argS gene encoding arginine--tRNA ligase, which yields MSSHSDLLAAQIQAAISHAIERGDLIGTVPANIPLERPKNRDHGDYASSIALQLAKPAGKNPREVAELLKKDLEKLPEVSSVDIAGPGFINIKLNRASQADLVRTILSAKESYGKGSALAGVKINLEFISANPTGPLHLGHTRWAAVGDALGRVLSAAGAEVIREFYINDRGNQMDLFGQSVQAAALGQPIPEDGYQGEYIADLAKEVLAENPEIIKLEGEPRFVAFREAAYKLQLKDQQRVLDTFNTHFDVWFSERSLHDGGSVEHGLDKLRAQGHVFELDGATWLRTTDFGDDKDRVLVKANGDLTYFSSDTAYYINKRERGFDICIYMLGADHHGYIHRLKATAACAGDNPEYNIDVLIGQLVKIMEGGEEVKLSKRAGTIITLEELVEKVGVDAARYTLIRYPVDTPMVMDLDILKRSTNENPVYYVQYAHARIAAVLRNAAELNIASGLDNFDPAQLSHDRENELLGSLAEFPRIVAGAAELREPHRIARYLEELAGVYHGFYADCRVLPMGDEPATALHSARLNLCAATLQVLKNGLLLLGVSAPERM from the coding sequence CATTGAGCGTGGAGATTTGATCGGAACCGTTCCTGCCAATATCCCTTTGGAGCGACCAAAGAATCGCGACCACGGTGATTACGCATCTTCTATCGCGCTGCAACTGGCAAAACCTGCCGGAAAGAACCCGCGCGAAGTCGCAGAGTTACTTAAGAAAGATTTAGAAAAGCTACCTGAAGTTTCCTCCGTTGATATTGCAGGTCCTGGCTTTATCAACATCAAATTAAATCGCGCCAGCCAGGCCGATTTAGTGCGCACAATTTTGAGCGCTAAAGAAAGTTATGGAAAAGGCAGCGCGCTTGCGGGCGTAAAGATCAACCTGGAATTTATCTCTGCCAATCCAACTGGCCCTCTTCACTTAGGGCACACTCGCTGGGCAGCAGTTGGAGATGCACTTGGTCGCGTTCTAAGCGCTGCTGGTGCAGAAGTAATTCGTGAATTTTACATAAATGACCGCGGAAATCAGATGGATCTCTTCGGACAATCTGTGCAAGCTGCAGCTCTTGGCCAACCAATTCCCGAAGATGGTTACCAAGGTGAATACATCGCAGATTTAGCGAAGGAAGTTCTGGCTGAGAACCCAGAGATAATTAAATTAGAGGGCGAACCACGCTTTGTTGCATTCCGGGAAGCTGCCTACAAGTTGCAACTTAAAGATCAGCAACGAGTTCTAGATACCTTTAACACTCATTTTGATGTCTGGTTCTCAGAACGCAGCTTGCACGATGGTGGAAGCGTCGAACATGGTCTAGATAAATTACGCGCCCAAGGACATGTCTTTGAATTAGATGGTGCAACCTGGCTGCGAACAACTGACTTTGGCGACGATAAAGATCGGGTACTAGTTAAAGCCAATGGCGATTTAACTTACTTCTCATCAGATACCGCCTATTACATTAATAAGCGCGAACGCGGTTTCGATATCTGCATCTACATGCTGGGCGCAGATCACCACGGCTATATCCATCGTTTAAAGGCAACTGCAGCCTGTGCTGGCGATAACCCTGAATACAACATCGATGTCTTAATTGGTCAGTTGGTAAAGATCATGGAAGGCGGCGAAGAAGTAAAACTCTCTAAGCGCGCTGGAACAATTATTACTCTGGAAGAGCTTGTAGAAAAAGTTGGCGTTGATGCAGCCCGTTACACGCTAATTCGCTACCCAGTTGATACTCCGATGGTTATGGATCTCGATATTTTAAAGCGAAGTACAAACGAGAACCCGGTTTATTACGTGCAGTACGCCCACGCGCGTATTGCTGCTGTTCTGCGCAACGCTGCCGAACTAAATATTGCCAGCGGTTTAGATAACTTTGATCCCGCACAACTTTCGCATGATCGCGAGAACGAACTTCTTGGATCGCTCGCCGAATTCCCAAGAATCGTGGCAGGTGCCGCCGAACTCCGCGAACCACATCGCATCGCACGTTACTTAGAAGAATTAGCCGGGGTTTATCACGGCTTCTACGCAGATTGCCGGGTATTGCCAATGGGGGATGAGCCAGCAACTGCGCTGCATAGCGCCCGACTTAATCTATGTGCAGCAACTCTGCAAGTACTGAAGAATGGACTTCTCTTACTTGGCGTGAGCGCGCCGGAGCGGATGTAG
- the rho gene encoding transcription termination factor Rho — MTDQDQEVTPVRSNSPELAAMSLPKLKEVAAQLGIDGAAKLKKDALVTAIADLQAANREAAKAEREARREARNAKKNSNRENANNSSNSANESDDDGDGEENVNDNGPRDNDRGFGGRDRGRGRDRNRGRDRNRDRGQREEREPVIGEDDVLVPVGGLVDIMDNYSFIRTGGYLPGPNDVYVSQQQVRKYGLRKGDVVTGQVRQAREGEQRQKYNPLITLETINGVTPEEARGRVEFGKLVPLYPQERLRLETEPNILTTRVIDLIAPIGKGQRGLIVSPPKAGKTMVLQSIANAITTNNPECHLMVVLVDERPEEVTDMQRSVKGEVIASTFDRPADDHTTIAELAIERAKRLVELGHDVVVLLDSITRLGRAYNIAAPASGRILSGGVDSAALYPPKKFFGAARNIEDGGSLTILATALVDTGSRMDEVIFEEFKGTGNMELILDRKMADKRIFPAVNVVASGTRKEEILMGTEELNIVWKLRRVLHALEPQAALELLLEKMKGTKSNVEFLMQIQKTTSGPNEG, encoded by the coding sequence ATGACAGATCAAGATCAGGAAGTAACGCCAGTACGCTCAAATTCACCAGAGCTTGCCGCGATGAGTCTTCCAAAGTTAAAAGAAGTTGCTGCACAGCTCGGTATTGATGGCGCTGCAAAGTTAAAGAAGGATGCGCTCGTAACCGCAATCGCTGATCTACAGGCAGCAAACCGCGAAGCCGCAAAGGCCGAACGCGAAGCCCGCCGTGAAGCGCGCAATGCAAAGAAGAATTCCAATCGTGAAAACGCGAACAACTCATCGAACTCAGCTAACGAGTCAGATGACGATGGCGACGGCGAAGAAAACGTGAACGATAACGGACCACGCGATAACGACCGTGGCTTTGGTGGACGCGACCGCGGTCGTGGCCGTGATCGCAACCGTGGCCGTGATCGCAATCGCGATCGTGGACAACGCGAAGAGCGCGAGCCTGTAATTGGCGAAGATGATGTTCTAGTTCCAGTTGGCGGCCTCGTCGACATCATGGATAACTATTCATTTATCCGCACCGGTGGCTACCTACCTGGTCCAAACGATGTCTATGTTTCACAGCAGCAAGTACGCAAGTACGGACTTCGCAAGGGCGATGTTGTTACAGGCCAAGTACGTCAGGCGCGCGAAGGCGAACAACGCCAGAAGTACAACCCACTTATTACCCTCGAAACAATAAACGGCGTAACTCCTGAGGAAGCGCGCGGTCGCGTTGAATTCGGCAAGTTAGTTCCGCTTTACCCACAAGAGCGTCTGCGTCTTGAGACCGAACCAAACATTCTTACTACTCGCGTTATCGATCTGATTGCGCCGATCGGTAAAGGCCAGCGCGGACTTATCGTTTCGCCTCCAAAGGCCGGTAAGACCATGGTCTTGCAATCAATTGCAAATGCGATCACTACAAATAATCCAGAGTGTCACTTAATGGTTGTTCTAGTTGATGAGCGCCCAGAAGAAGTTACCGATATGCAGCGCTCTGTTAAGGGTGAAGTAATCGCATCAACATTCGATCGTCCAGCCGATGATCACACCACAATTGCAGAGCTCGCTATTGAGCGCGCCAAGCGTTTGGTTGAACTCGGCCACGATGTAGTCGTTCTCCTTGACTCTATTACTCGTCTAGGTCGCGCATACAACATCGCAGCACCTGCATCAGGCCGCATCCTTTCGGGTGGTGTTGATTCAGCTGCTCTATATCCACCAAAGAAGTTCTTCGGTGCCGCACGTAATATCGAAGATGGCGGATCGCTAACAATTCTTGCAACAGCACTTGTCGATACCGGTTCACGTATGGATGAAGTTATCTTCGAAGAGTTCAAGGGCACCGGAAATATGGAGCTCATCCTCGATCGCAAGATGGCCGATAAGCGCATCTTCCCTGCTGTTAACGTTGTTGCATCAGGTACTCGTAAAGAAGAAATTCTTATGGGAACTGAAGAACTCAACATTGTTTGGAAATTGCGTCGCGTGCTGCATGCACTTGAACCACAGGCAGCGCTTGAGCTGTTGCTTGAGAAGATGAAGGGCACTAAGTCCAACGTCGAGTTCTTGATGCAGATCCAGAAGACCACTTCTGGTCCAAACGAGGGCTAA